The following coding sequences are from one Archocentrus centrarchus isolate MPI-CPG fArcCen1 chromosome 4, fArcCen1, whole genome shotgun sequence window:
- the srsf11 gene encoding serine/arginine-rich splicing factor 11 isoform X1, which produces MNSSTHVIQVTNVSPSTTSEQMRTLFGFLGTIEELKLFPPDDSPLPVTSRVCFVKFLEAESVGVSQHLTNTVFVDRALIVVPFAEGVIPDESKAMSLLAPANAVAGMMPGGGLLPTPNPLASMGGTPFGGLGAPSIEQMAAMGMPGPNMNPQALSADFLKLMQSMDPKLNLAAGLNLNPGLKADASNKEIEEAMKRVREAQSLISAAIEPGSKKDDKRKHSRSRSRSRRRRSRSRSRHRRSKSRSRRRSHSRSRRRSKSPRRRRSYSRDRNRRSRSRDRRKEEKSKKRSKTPPKSYSSARRSRSISRRHRRSRSASRSPKRRVSRSPSPRRHKKEKKKDKDREKERDRDRREDRDRSRDERERSTSKKKKSKDKERDRDRKSDSEKGDVKVTRDYDEEEQGYDSEKGEEEEDERKSDSDSVSSPKSQEMERSEGQIPKKSKLNGDDHHQEDMEMSD; this is translated from the exons ATGAATTCCAGCACGCACGTTATCCAGGTGACAAATGTTTCACCGAGCACGACGTCCGAACAGATGAGGACTCTGTTCGGATTCCTCGGAACCATAGAGGAGCTCAAACTGTTCCCGCCCGA TGACTCTCCCTTGCCTGTGACTTCACGTGTCTGTTTTGTAAAATTCCTTGAGGCTGAGTCCGTGGGAGTTTCTCAGCACCTGACGAACACAGTCTTCGTGGACAGAGCCTTGATCGTGGTCCCTTTTGCTGAAG GAGTCATTCCCGATGAATCGAAAGCTATGTCGCTGCTGGCTCCAGCCAATGCTGTGGCAGGAATGATGCCTGGGGGAGGCCTTCTTCCAACACCCAATCCTCTGGCATCT ATGGGAGGGACGCCATTTGGAGGTCTTGGAGCTCCCAGCATTGAGCAAATGGCTGCTATGGGAATGCCTGGACCTAATATGAACCCTCAG GCTCTTTCTGCAGATTTCCTGAAGCTCATGCAATCCATGGACCCAAA ATTGAATCTTGCGGCCGGATTGAACTTGAATCCAGGGCTGAAGGCTGACGCATCAAATAAAGAGATTGAAGAGGCCATGAAGAGAGTCCGCGAGGCCCAGTCTCTCATTTCTGCAGCTATTGAACCAGGAA GTAAGAAAGATGACAAGCGCAAACATTCCCGCTCCCGCTCCCGTTCCCGACGTAGGCGATCCAGATCTCGTTCAAGACACAG ACGTTCGAAGAGCAGATCTCGGCGTAGGTCTCATTCGAGGAGCAGGCGGCGGTCCAAGAGCCCACGAAGGAGGAGGTCCTACTCCCGGGATAGAAACCGTCGCAGTAGATCTAG GGAcaggaggaaggaggaaaagTCCAAGAAAAGATCCAAGACTCCCCCAAAAAGCTACAGCAGTGCCCGGAGGTCTCGGAGCATTAGTCG GAGGCACAGGCGAAGTCGTAGTGCTTCTCGGTCCCCTAAGAGAAGGGTCTCCAGGTCTCCGTCTCCCAGACG CcacaagaaggaaaaaaagaaggacAAGGACCGCGAGAAGGAACGGGATAGAGACAGGCGAGAGGACAGGGACCGGAGCAGAGACGAACGAGAACGCTCCAccagtaagaagaaaaaaagcaaagataaAGAACGAGATCGGGACCGCAAGTCCGACAGTGAGAAAGGAGATGTTAAG GTGACCCGGGACTATGACGAGGAGGAGCAAGGTTATGATAGTgaaaaaggagaggaggaggaggatgagaggAAGAGCGACTCTGACTCCGTCTCATCCCCCAAAAGCCAGGAGATGGAGAGGTCTGAGGGCCAAATCCCGAAAAAGTCCAAACTGAATGGAGACGATCACCATCAAGAAGATATGGAAATGAGCGACTAA
- the srsf11 gene encoding serine/arginine-rich splicing factor 11 isoform X2: MSLLAPANAVAGMMPGGGLLPTPNPLASMGGTPFGGLGAPSIEQMAAMGMPGPNMNPQALSADFLKLMQSMDPKLNLAAGLNLNPGLKADASNKEIEEAMKRVREAQSLISAAIEPGSKKDDKRKHSRSRSRSRRRRSRSRSRHRRSKSRSRRRSHSRSRRRSKSPRRRRSYSRDRNRRSRSRDRRKEEKSKKRSKTPPKSYSSARRSRSISRRHRRSRSASRSPKRRVSRSPSPRRHKKEKKKDKDREKERDRDRREDRDRSRDERERSTSKKKKSKDKERDRDRKSDSEKGDVKVTRDYDEEEQGYDSEKGEEEEDERKSDSDSVSSPKSQEMERSEGQIPKKSKLNGDDHHQEDMEMSD, translated from the exons ATGTCGCTGCTGGCTCCAGCCAATGCTGTGGCAGGAATGATGCCTGGGGGAGGCCTTCTTCCAACACCCAATCCTCTGGCATCT ATGGGAGGGACGCCATTTGGAGGTCTTGGAGCTCCCAGCATTGAGCAAATGGCTGCTATGGGAATGCCTGGACCTAATATGAACCCTCAG GCTCTTTCTGCAGATTTCCTGAAGCTCATGCAATCCATGGACCCAAA ATTGAATCTTGCGGCCGGATTGAACTTGAATCCAGGGCTGAAGGCTGACGCATCAAATAAAGAGATTGAAGAGGCCATGAAGAGAGTCCGCGAGGCCCAGTCTCTCATTTCTGCAGCTATTGAACCAGGAA GTAAGAAAGATGACAAGCGCAAACATTCCCGCTCCCGCTCCCGTTCCCGACGTAGGCGATCCAGATCTCGTTCAAGACACAG ACGTTCGAAGAGCAGATCTCGGCGTAGGTCTCATTCGAGGAGCAGGCGGCGGTCCAAGAGCCCACGAAGGAGGAGGTCCTACTCCCGGGATAGAAACCGTCGCAGTAGATCTAG GGAcaggaggaaggaggaaaagTCCAAGAAAAGATCCAAGACTCCCCCAAAAAGCTACAGCAGTGCCCGGAGGTCTCGGAGCATTAGTCG GAGGCACAGGCGAAGTCGTAGTGCTTCTCGGTCCCCTAAGAGAAGGGTCTCCAGGTCTCCGTCTCCCAGACG CcacaagaaggaaaaaaagaaggacAAGGACCGCGAGAAGGAACGGGATAGAGACAGGCGAGAGGACAGGGACCGGAGCAGAGACGAACGAGAACGCTCCAccagtaagaagaaaaaaagcaaagataaAGAACGAGATCGGGACCGCAAGTCCGACAGTGAGAAAGGAGATGTTAAG GTGACCCGGGACTATGACGAGGAGGAGCAAGGTTATGATAGTgaaaaaggagaggaggaggaggatgagaggAAGAGCGACTCTGACTCCGTCTCATCCCCCAAAAGCCAGGAGATGGAGAGGTCTGAGGGCCAAATCCCGAAAAAGTCCAAACTGAATGGAGACGATCACCATCAAGAAGATATGGAAATGAGCGACTAA